One window of Pieris napi chromosome 1, ilPieNapi1.2, whole genome shotgun sequence genomic DNA carries:
- the LOC125051791 gene encoding sodium/hydrogen exchanger 7 isoform X10: MNLLFVYCNIFLYIIVSCDASGADIALDAKATLLHRIDSLNLLIYTCLLTLTVLTIWVFKHRRVSWLHETGLAVIYGLIVGAIIRYGSSTNEITYIDAHPDPDSKYNLSVPPDMVRFHFPDKIQVTGDGPVPNKTYAYSFRGEIVNVEQNEIDLKATFDPEIFFNIILPPIIFHAGYCLKRKYFFRNLGAILTFAMVGTALSALVIGSLMYGFVQLMPASLASSFTFLDTLYFGALISPTDPLTVLAIFSQLKVDVNLYAMIFGESVLNDAVALVLSGAIQNYEKRYSTDGEFEITAFLQAIGDFIGIFSLSLIVGALMGCFTALMTKFTHVRDWPLLESALFVLMSYAAFLIAEVCELTGVVAVLFCGICQAHYTYNNLSTDSRNRTKQLFELLNFLAENFIFTYIGVSMFTFPKHHFDPWFIIAGFLTSTLGRAVNIYPLSFLMNLGRKPPIPMNFQHMLFFSGLRGAMSFALAIRNTVSEARQAMLTTTSLIVIATVVLQGGAATHALAYLRIPTGQGQNEESDTLPYRDVRNTGRMVVKWGKDESGVIMPCHLNYEDESHRDSGDSGTEKSRLAKLWGALDSRLLKPLLTHARPPLTETLPAFFRPLARLLTTTRQYTQGDNNGLRRTDSDSDLCIDEPQPVPTSIDPQQLWPGLVDTRISVEGITGSNI; encoded by the exons ATGAATCTTTTATTTGTCTACTGTAAtatctttttgtatataattgtgTCATGTGATGCTTCTGGAGCTGATATAGCACTTGATGCTAAGGCTACTTTGCTCCATCGTATAGATAgtttaaatcttttaatttatacatgtCTTCTTACCCTGACCGTGCTTACAATTTGGGTTTTTAAGCATCGTCGTGTGAGCTGGCTCCACGAAACGGGCTTGGCTGTAATATATG GTCTTATAGTTGGTGCCATTATTCGATATGGAAGCAGTACAAATGAAATTACCTATATTGATGCTCATCCAGATCCAGATTCAAAATATAACCTGTCTGTTCCTCCAGATATGGTTAGGTTCCACTTTCCAGATAAAATTCAAGTAACGGGTG ATGGTCCTGTACCAAACAAAACATATGCCTACAGCTTTAGAGGAGAAATTGTTAATGTAGAACAGAatgaaatagatttaaaagCTACATTTGATCCTGAAATATTCTTCAATATTATTCTTCCACCTATTATTTTCCATGCAGGGTACTGTTTAAAAAGA AAATACTTCTTTCGTAATTTAGGTGCTATATTGACCTTTGCAATGGTTGGGACAGCATTATCTGCATTGGTTATTGGGTCACTTATGTATGGTTTTGTTCAACTGATGCCAGCATCATTGGCATCAAGCTTCACATTTTTAGACACACTCTACTTTGGGGCACTGATCTCTCCAACAGACCCCTTAACAGTTCTTGCTATTTTCTCACAGCTTAAG GTTGATGTTAATTTGTATGCAATGATATTTGGCGAAAGTGTCCTAAATGATGCAGTAGCTTTAGTACTTAGTGG agCTATTCAAAACTACGAGAAGAGATATTCAACGGATGGCGAGTTTGAAATAACAGCGTTTTTACAAGCCATAGGCGATTTTATCGGAATATTCAGCCTTTCTCTCATTGTTGGAGCTCTCATGGGCTGTTTCACAGCATTG ATGACAAAGTTTACGCACGTACGTGACTGGCCCCTCTTGGAATCGGCATTGTTTGTTCTTATGTCATACGCGGCTTTCCTCATCGCTGAAGTGTGCGAATTAACAG gtgtTGTAGCGGTACTATTCTGTGGTATATGTCAGGCACATTACACATACAACAACCTGTCTACGGACTCGAGAAATCGGACAAAACAATTGTTTGAATTGCTCAACTTTTTGGCTGAAAACTtcatatttacatacataggTGTTTCGATGTTCACATTCCCGAAGCACCATTTTGATCCCTGGTTTATTATCGCCGGATTT TTGACCTCAACTCTTGGCCGAGCAGTAAATATCTATCCGCTATCATTTCTTATGAATCTCGGACGAAAACCACCAATACCCATGAATTTCCAACACATGCTCTTCTTTTCTG GATTGCGCGGCGCTATGTCTTTCGCGTTAGCAATCCGCAACACAGTATCAGAGGCGCGTCAGGCGATGTTGACGACCACATCTTTGATCGTGATAGCCACGGTGGTGCTGCAAGGAGGCGCAGCGACGCATGCCCTAGCGTACTTGCGTATACCCACCGG cCAAGGACAGAACGAAGAGAGCGACACGCTGCCTTACAGGGATGTGagaaat ACTGGCCGCATGGTAGTTAAATGGGGAAAAGACGAGAGCGGAGTCATAATGCCTTGCCACCTTAACTATGAGGAC gaaaGCCATCGTGATAGCGGCGATAGCGGAACTGAGAAATCCCGGCTAGCTAAGTTATGGGGTGCGCTGGACTCTCGTTTGCTGAAGCCCCTGCTTACGCACGCAAGACCACCACTTACGGAGACATTGCCCGCGTTCTTTAGACCTCTAGCGCGGCTTTTGACTACCACACGCCAGTACACACAAGGA gacAATAATGGACTTCGAAGGACCGATTCAGATTCGGATCTGTGTATTGACGAACCTCAACCAGTTCCTACAAGTATAGACCCACAG CAACTTTGGCCCGGACTTGTGGATACAAGGATTTCTGTTGAAGGTATCACTGGTAGTAATATATAA
- the LOC125051791 gene encoding sodium/hydrogen exchanger 7 isoform X15 encodes MNLLFVYCNIFLYIIVSCDASGADIALDAKATLLHRIDSLNLLIYTCLLTLTVLTIWVFKHRRVSWLHETGLAVIYGLIVGAIIRYGSSTNEITYIDAHPDPDSKYNLSVPPDMVRFHFPDKIQVTGDGPVPNKTYAYSFRGEIVNVEQNEIDLKATFDPEIFFNIILPPIIFHAGYCLKRKYFFRNLGAILTFAMVGTALSALVIGSLMYGFVQLMPASLASSFTFLDTLYFGALISPTDPLTVLAIFSQLKVDVNLYAMIFGESVLNDAVALVLSGAIQNYEKRYSTDGEFEITAFLQAIGDFIGIFSLSLIVGALMGCFTALMTKFTHVRDWPLLESALFVLMSYAAFLIAEVCELTGVVAVLFCGICQAHYTYNNLSTDSRNRTKQLFELLNFLAENFIFTYIGVSMFTFPKHHFDPWFIIAGFLTSTLGRAVNIYPLSFLMNLGRKPPIPMNFQHMLFFSGLRGAMSFALAIRNTVSEARQAMLTTTSLIVIATVVLQGGAATHALAYLRIPTGYELSQGQNEESDTLPYRDVRNESHRDSGDSGTEKSRLAKLWGALDSRLLKPLLTHARPPLTETLPAFFRPLARLLTTTRQYTQGDNNGLRRTDSDSDLCIDEPQPVPTSIDPQQLWPGLVDTRISVEGITGSNI; translated from the exons ATGAATCTTTTATTTGTCTACTGTAAtatctttttgtatataattgtgTCATGTGATGCTTCTGGAGCTGATATAGCACTTGATGCTAAGGCTACTTTGCTCCATCGTATAGATAgtttaaatcttttaatttatacatgtCTTCTTACCCTGACCGTGCTTACAATTTGGGTTTTTAAGCATCGTCGTGTGAGCTGGCTCCACGAAACGGGCTTGGCTGTAATATATG GTCTTATAGTTGGTGCCATTATTCGATATGGAAGCAGTACAAATGAAATTACCTATATTGATGCTCATCCAGATCCAGATTCAAAATATAACCTGTCTGTTCCTCCAGATATGGTTAGGTTCCACTTTCCAGATAAAATTCAAGTAACGGGTG ATGGTCCTGTACCAAACAAAACATATGCCTACAGCTTTAGAGGAGAAATTGTTAATGTAGAACAGAatgaaatagatttaaaagCTACATTTGATCCTGAAATATTCTTCAATATTATTCTTCCACCTATTATTTTCCATGCAGGGTACTGTTTAAAAAGA AAATACTTCTTTCGTAATTTAGGTGCTATATTGACCTTTGCAATGGTTGGGACAGCATTATCTGCATTGGTTATTGGGTCACTTATGTATGGTTTTGTTCAACTGATGCCAGCATCATTGGCATCAAGCTTCACATTTTTAGACACACTCTACTTTGGGGCACTGATCTCTCCAACAGACCCCTTAACAGTTCTTGCTATTTTCTCACAGCTTAAG GTTGATGTTAATTTGTATGCAATGATATTTGGCGAAAGTGTCCTAAATGATGCAGTAGCTTTAGTACTTAGTGG agCTATTCAAAACTACGAGAAGAGATATTCAACGGATGGCGAGTTTGAAATAACAGCGTTTTTACAAGCCATAGGCGATTTTATCGGAATATTCAGCCTTTCTCTCATTGTTGGAGCTCTCATGGGCTGTTTCACAGCATTG ATGACAAAGTTTACGCACGTACGTGACTGGCCCCTCTTGGAATCGGCATTGTTTGTTCTTATGTCATACGCGGCTTTCCTCATCGCTGAAGTGTGCGAATTAACAG gtgtTGTAGCGGTACTATTCTGTGGTATATGTCAGGCACATTACACATACAACAACCTGTCTACGGACTCGAGAAATCGGACAAAACAATTGTTTGAATTGCTCAACTTTTTGGCTGAAAACTtcatatttacatacataggTGTTTCGATGTTCACATTCCCGAAGCACCATTTTGATCCCTGGTTTATTATCGCCGGATTT TTGACCTCAACTCTTGGCCGAGCAGTAAATATCTATCCGCTATCATTTCTTATGAATCTCGGACGAAAACCACCAATACCCATGAATTTCCAACACATGCTCTTCTTTTCTG GATTGCGCGGCGCTATGTCTTTCGCGTTAGCAATCCGCAACACAGTATCAGAGGCGCGTCAGGCGATGTTGACGACCACATCTTTGATCGTGATAGCCACGGTGGTGCTGCAAGGAGGCGCAGCGACGCATGCCCTAGCGTACTTGCGTATACCCACCGGGTACGAACTTAG cCAAGGACAGAACGAAGAGAGCGACACGCTGCCTTACAGGGATGTGagaaat gaaaGCCATCGTGATAGCGGCGATAGCGGAACTGAGAAATCCCGGCTAGCTAAGTTATGGGGTGCGCTGGACTCTCGTTTGCTGAAGCCCCTGCTTACGCACGCAAGACCACCACTTACGGAGACATTGCCCGCGTTCTTTAGACCTCTAGCGCGGCTTTTGACTACCACACGCCAGTACACACAAGGA gacAATAATGGACTTCGAAGGACCGATTCAGATTCGGATCTGTGTATTGACGAACCTCAACCAGTTCCTACAAGTATAGACCCACAG CAACTTTGGCCCGGACTTGTGGATACAAGGATTTCTGTTGAAGGTATCACTGGTAGTAATATATAA
- the LOC125051791 gene encoding sodium/hydrogen exchanger 7 isoform X4, giving the protein MNLLFVYCNIFLYIIVSCDASGADIALDAKATLLHRIDSLNLLIYTCLLTLTVLTIWVFKHRRVSWLHETGLAVIYGLIVGAIIRYGSSTNEITYIDAHPDPDSKYNLSVPPDMVRFHFPDKIQVTGDGPVPNKTYAYSFRGEIVNVEQNEIDLKATFDPEIFFNIILPPIIFHAGYCLKRKYFFRNLGAILTFAMVGTALSALVIGSLMYGFVQLMPASLASSFTFLDTLYFGALISPTDPLTVLAIFSQLKVDVNLYAMIFGESVLNDAVALVLSGAIQNYEKRYSTDGEFEITAFLQAIGDFIGIFSLSLIVGALMGCFTALMTKFTHVRDWPLLESALFVLMSYAAFLIAEVCELTGVVAVLFCGICQAHYTYNNLSTDSRNRTKQLFELLNFLAENFIFTYIGVSMFTFPKHHFDPWFIIAGFLTSTLGRAVNIYPLSFLMNLGRKPPIPMNFQHMLFFSGLRGAMSFALAIRNTVSEARQAMLTTTSLIVIATVVLQGGAATHALAYLRIPTGYELSQGQNEESDTLPYRDVRNPGDISLGLRNVDVTTSSEQAPTGRMVVKWGKDESGVIMPCHLNYEDESHRDSGDSGTEKSRLAKLWGALDSRLLKPLLTHARPPLTETLPAFFRPLARLLTTTRQYTQGDNNGLRRTDSDSDLCIDEPQPVPTSIDPQQLWPGLVDTRISVEGITGSNI; this is encoded by the exons ATGAATCTTTTATTTGTCTACTGTAAtatctttttgtatataattgtgTCATGTGATGCTTCTGGAGCTGATATAGCACTTGATGCTAAGGCTACTTTGCTCCATCGTATAGATAgtttaaatcttttaatttatacatgtCTTCTTACCCTGACCGTGCTTACAATTTGGGTTTTTAAGCATCGTCGTGTGAGCTGGCTCCACGAAACGGGCTTGGCTGTAATATATG GTCTTATAGTTGGTGCCATTATTCGATATGGAAGCAGTACAAATGAAATTACCTATATTGATGCTCATCCAGATCCAGATTCAAAATATAACCTGTCTGTTCCTCCAGATATGGTTAGGTTCCACTTTCCAGATAAAATTCAAGTAACGGGTG ATGGTCCTGTACCAAACAAAACATATGCCTACAGCTTTAGAGGAGAAATTGTTAATGTAGAACAGAatgaaatagatttaaaagCTACATTTGATCCTGAAATATTCTTCAATATTATTCTTCCACCTATTATTTTCCATGCAGGGTACTGTTTAAAAAGA AAATACTTCTTTCGTAATTTAGGTGCTATATTGACCTTTGCAATGGTTGGGACAGCATTATCTGCATTGGTTATTGGGTCACTTATGTATGGTTTTGTTCAACTGATGCCAGCATCATTGGCATCAAGCTTCACATTTTTAGACACACTCTACTTTGGGGCACTGATCTCTCCAACAGACCCCTTAACAGTTCTTGCTATTTTCTCACAGCTTAAG GTTGATGTTAATTTGTATGCAATGATATTTGGCGAAAGTGTCCTAAATGATGCAGTAGCTTTAGTACTTAGTGG agCTATTCAAAACTACGAGAAGAGATATTCAACGGATGGCGAGTTTGAAATAACAGCGTTTTTACAAGCCATAGGCGATTTTATCGGAATATTCAGCCTTTCTCTCATTGTTGGAGCTCTCATGGGCTGTTTCACAGCATTG ATGACAAAGTTTACGCACGTACGTGACTGGCCCCTCTTGGAATCGGCATTGTTTGTTCTTATGTCATACGCGGCTTTCCTCATCGCTGAAGTGTGCGAATTAACAG gtgtTGTAGCGGTACTATTCTGTGGTATATGTCAGGCACATTACACATACAACAACCTGTCTACGGACTCGAGAAATCGGACAAAACAATTGTTTGAATTGCTCAACTTTTTGGCTGAAAACTtcatatttacatacataggTGTTTCGATGTTCACATTCCCGAAGCACCATTTTGATCCCTGGTTTATTATCGCCGGATTT TTGACCTCAACTCTTGGCCGAGCAGTAAATATCTATCCGCTATCATTTCTTATGAATCTCGGACGAAAACCACCAATACCCATGAATTTCCAACACATGCTCTTCTTTTCTG GATTGCGCGGCGCTATGTCTTTCGCGTTAGCAATCCGCAACACAGTATCAGAGGCGCGTCAGGCGATGTTGACGACCACATCTTTGATCGTGATAGCCACGGTGGTGCTGCAAGGAGGCGCAGCGACGCATGCCCTAGCGTACTTGCGTATACCCACCGGGTACGAACTTAG cCAAGGACAGAACGAAGAGAGCGACACGCTGCCTTACAGGGATGTGagaaat CCAGGTGATATTAGTTTGGGGCTAAGAAACGTGGACGTAACAACATCGAGTGAGCAAGCACCC ACTGGCCGCATGGTAGTTAAATGGGGAAAAGACGAGAGCGGAGTCATAATGCCTTGCCACCTTAACTATGAGGAC gaaaGCCATCGTGATAGCGGCGATAGCGGAACTGAGAAATCCCGGCTAGCTAAGTTATGGGGTGCGCTGGACTCTCGTTTGCTGAAGCCCCTGCTTACGCACGCAAGACCACCACTTACGGAGACATTGCCCGCGTTCTTTAGACCTCTAGCGCGGCTTTTGACTACCACACGCCAGTACACACAAGGA gacAATAATGGACTTCGAAGGACCGATTCAGATTCGGATCTGTGTATTGACGAACCTCAACCAGTTCCTACAAGTATAGACCCACAG CAACTTTGGCCCGGACTTGTGGATACAAGGATTTCTGTTGAAGGTATCACTGGTAGTAATATATAA
- the LOC125051791 gene encoding sodium/hydrogen exchanger 6 isoform X2 — MNLLFVYCNIFLYIIVSCDASGADIALDAKATLLHRIDSLNLLIYTCLLTLTVLTIWVFKHRRVSWLHETGLAVIYGLIVGAIIRYGSSTNEITYIDAHPDPDSKYNLSVPPDMVRFHFPDKIQVTGDGPVPNKTYAYSFRGEIVNVEQNEIDLKATFDPEIFFNIILPPIIFHAGYCLKRKYFFRNLGAILTFAMVGTALSALVIGSLMYGFVQLMPASLASSFTFLDTLYFGALISPTDPLTVLAIFSQLKVDVNLYAMIFGESVLNDAVALVLSGAIQNYEKRYSTDGEFEITAFLQAIGDFIGIFSLSLIVGALMGCFTALMTKFTHVRDWPLLESALFVLMSYAAFLIAEVCELTGVVAVLFCGICQAHYTYNNLSTDSRNRTKQLFELLNFLAENFIFTYIGVSMFTFPKHHFDPWFIIAGFLTSTLGRAVNIYPLSFLMNLGRKPPIPMNFQHMLFFSGLRGAMSFALAIRNTVSEARQAMLTTTSLIVIATVVLQGGAATHALAYLRIPTGQGQNEESDTLPYRDVRNLYQATDMGSSPGDISLGLRNVDVTTSSEQAPTGRMVVKWGKDESGVIMPCHLNYEDESHRDSGDSGTEKSRLAKLWGALDSRLLKPLLTHARPPLTETLPAFFRPLARLLTTTRQYTQGDNNGLRRTDSDSDLCIDEPQPVPTSIDPQQLWPGLVDTRISVEGITGSNI; from the exons ATGAATCTTTTATTTGTCTACTGTAAtatctttttgtatataattgtgTCATGTGATGCTTCTGGAGCTGATATAGCACTTGATGCTAAGGCTACTTTGCTCCATCGTATAGATAgtttaaatcttttaatttatacatgtCTTCTTACCCTGACCGTGCTTACAATTTGGGTTTTTAAGCATCGTCGTGTGAGCTGGCTCCACGAAACGGGCTTGGCTGTAATATATG GTCTTATAGTTGGTGCCATTATTCGATATGGAAGCAGTACAAATGAAATTACCTATATTGATGCTCATCCAGATCCAGATTCAAAATATAACCTGTCTGTTCCTCCAGATATGGTTAGGTTCCACTTTCCAGATAAAATTCAAGTAACGGGTG ATGGTCCTGTACCAAACAAAACATATGCCTACAGCTTTAGAGGAGAAATTGTTAATGTAGAACAGAatgaaatagatttaaaagCTACATTTGATCCTGAAATATTCTTCAATATTATTCTTCCACCTATTATTTTCCATGCAGGGTACTGTTTAAAAAGA AAATACTTCTTTCGTAATTTAGGTGCTATATTGACCTTTGCAATGGTTGGGACAGCATTATCTGCATTGGTTATTGGGTCACTTATGTATGGTTTTGTTCAACTGATGCCAGCATCATTGGCATCAAGCTTCACATTTTTAGACACACTCTACTTTGGGGCACTGATCTCTCCAACAGACCCCTTAACAGTTCTTGCTATTTTCTCACAGCTTAAG GTTGATGTTAATTTGTATGCAATGATATTTGGCGAAAGTGTCCTAAATGATGCAGTAGCTTTAGTACTTAGTGG agCTATTCAAAACTACGAGAAGAGATATTCAACGGATGGCGAGTTTGAAATAACAGCGTTTTTACAAGCCATAGGCGATTTTATCGGAATATTCAGCCTTTCTCTCATTGTTGGAGCTCTCATGGGCTGTTTCACAGCATTG ATGACAAAGTTTACGCACGTACGTGACTGGCCCCTCTTGGAATCGGCATTGTTTGTTCTTATGTCATACGCGGCTTTCCTCATCGCTGAAGTGTGCGAATTAACAG gtgtTGTAGCGGTACTATTCTGTGGTATATGTCAGGCACATTACACATACAACAACCTGTCTACGGACTCGAGAAATCGGACAAAACAATTGTTTGAATTGCTCAACTTTTTGGCTGAAAACTtcatatttacatacataggTGTTTCGATGTTCACATTCCCGAAGCACCATTTTGATCCCTGGTTTATTATCGCCGGATTT TTGACCTCAACTCTTGGCCGAGCAGTAAATATCTATCCGCTATCATTTCTTATGAATCTCGGACGAAAACCACCAATACCCATGAATTTCCAACACATGCTCTTCTTTTCTG GATTGCGCGGCGCTATGTCTTTCGCGTTAGCAATCCGCAACACAGTATCAGAGGCGCGTCAGGCGATGTTGACGACCACATCTTTGATCGTGATAGCCACGGTGGTGCTGCAAGGAGGCGCAGCGACGCATGCCCTAGCGTACTTGCGTATACCCACCGG cCAAGGACAGAACGAAGAGAGCGACACGCTGCCTTACAGGGATGTGagaaat CTGTACCAGGCCACGGACATGGGCAGCTCG CCAGGTGATATTAGTTTGGGGCTAAGAAACGTGGACGTAACAACATCGAGTGAGCAAGCACCC ACTGGCCGCATGGTAGTTAAATGGGGAAAAGACGAGAGCGGAGTCATAATGCCTTGCCACCTTAACTATGAGGAC gaaaGCCATCGTGATAGCGGCGATAGCGGAACTGAGAAATCCCGGCTAGCTAAGTTATGGGGTGCGCTGGACTCTCGTTTGCTGAAGCCCCTGCTTACGCACGCAAGACCACCACTTACGGAGACATTGCCCGCGTTCTTTAGACCTCTAGCGCGGCTTTTGACTACCACACGCCAGTACACACAAGGA gacAATAATGGACTTCGAAGGACCGATTCAGATTCGGATCTGTGTATTGACGAACCTCAACCAGTTCCTACAAGTATAGACCCACAG CAACTTTGGCCCGGACTTGTGGATACAAGGATTTCTGTTGAAGGTATCACTGGTAGTAATATATAA
- the LOC125051791 gene encoding sodium/hydrogen exchanger 7 isoform X7, with protein sequence MNLLFVYCNIFLYIIVSCDASGADIALDAKATLLHRIDSLNLLIYTCLLTLTVLTIWVFKHRRVSWLHETGLAVIYGLIVGAIIRYGSSTNEITYIDAHPDPDSKYNLSVPPDMVRFHFPDKIQVTGDGPVPNKTYAYSFRGEIVNVEQNEIDLKATFDPEIFFNIILPPIIFHAGYCLKRKYFFRNLGAILTFAMVGTALSALVIGSLMYGFVQLMPASLASSFTFLDTLYFGALISPTDPLTVLAIFSQLKVDVNLYAMIFGESVLNDAVALVLSGAIQNYEKRYSTDGEFEITAFLQAIGDFIGIFSLSLIVGALMGCFTALMTKFTHVRDWPLLESALFVLMSYAAFLIAEVCELTGVVAVLFCGICQAHYTYNNLSTDSRNRTKQLFELLNFLAENFIFTYIGVSMFTFPKHHFDPWFIIAGFLTSTLGRAVNIYPLSFLMNLGRKPPIPMNFQHMLFFSGLRGAMSFALAIRNTVSEARQAMLTTTSLIVIATVVLQGGAATHALAYLRIPTGQGQNEESDTLPYRDVRNLYQATDMGSSTGRMVVKWGKDESGVIMPCHLNYEDESHRDSGDSGTEKSRLAKLWGALDSRLLKPLLTHARPPLTETLPAFFRPLARLLTTTRQYTQGDNNGLRRTDSDSDLCIDEPQPVPTSIDPQQLWPGLVDTRISVEGITGSNI encoded by the exons ATGAATCTTTTATTTGTCTACTGTAAtatctttttgtatataattgtgTCATGTGATGCTTCTGGAGCTGATATAGCACTTGATGCTAAGGCTACTTTGCTCCATCGTATAGATAgtttaaatcttttaatttatacatgtCTTCTTACCCTGACCGTGCTTACAATTTGGGTTTTTAAGCATCGTCGTGTGAGCTGGCTCCACGAAACGGGCTTGGCTGTAATATATG GTCTTATAGTTGGTGCCATTATTCGATATGGAAGCAGTACAAATGAAATTACCTATATTGATGCTCATCCAGATCCAGATTCAAAATATAACCTGTCTGTTCCTCCAGATATGGTTAGGTTCCACTTTCCAGATAAAATTCAAGTAACGGGTG ATGGTCCTGTACCAAACAAAACATATGCCTACAGCTTTAGAGGAGAAATTGTTAATGTAGAACAGAatgaaatagatttaaaagCTACATTTGATCCTGAAATATTCTTCAATATTATTCTTCCACCTATTATTTTCCATGCAGGGTACTGTTTAAAAAGA AAATACTTCTTTCGTAATTTAGGTGCTATATTGACCTTTGCAATGGTTGGGACAGCATTATCTGCATTGGTTATTGGGTCACTTATGTATGGTTTTGTTCAACTGATGCCAGCATCATTGGCATCAAGCTTCACATTTTTAGACACACTCTACTTTGGGGCACTGATCTCTCCAACAGACCCCTTAACAGTTCTTGCTATTTTCTCACAGCTTAAG GTTGATGTTAATTTGTATGCAATGATATTTGGCGAAAGTGTCCTAAATGATGCAGTAGCTTTAGTACTTAGTGG agCTATTCAAAACTACGAGAAGAGATATTCAACGGATGGCGAGTTTGAAATAACAGCGTTTTTACAAGCCATAGGCGATTTTATCGGAATATTCAGCCTTTCTCTCATTGTTGGAGCTCTCATGGGCTGTTTCACAGCATTG ATGACAAAGTTTACGCACGTACGTGACTGGCCCCTCTTGGAATCGGCATTGTTTGTTCTTATGTCATACGCGGCTTTCCTCATCGCTGAAGTGTGCGAATTAACAG gtgtTGTAGCGGTACTATTCTGTGGTATATGTCAGGCACATTACACATACAACAACCTGTCTACGGACTCGAGAAATCGGACAAAACAATTGTTTGAATTGCTCAACTTTTTGGCTGAAAACTtcatatttacatacataggTGTTTCGATGTTCACATTCCCGAAGCACCATTTTGATCCCTGGTTTATTATCGCCGGATTT TTGACCTCAACTCTTGGCCGAGCAGTAAATATCTATCCGCTATCATTTCTTATGAATCTCGGACGAAAACCACCAATACCCATGAATTTCCAACACATGCTCTTCTTTTCTG GATTGCGCGGCGCTATGTCTTTCGCGTTAGCAATCCGCAACACAGTATCAGAGGCGCGTCAGGCGATGTTGACGACCACATCTTTGATCGTGATAGCCACGGTGGTGCTGCAAGGAGGCGCAGCGACGCATGCCCTAGCGTACTTGCGTATACCCACCGG cCAAGGACAGAACGAAGAGAGCGACACGCTGCCTTACAGGGATGTGagaaat CTGTACCAGGCCACGGACATGGGCAGCTCG ACTGGCCGCATGGTAGTTAAATGGGGAAAAGACGAGAGCGGAGTCATAATGCCTTGCCACCTTAACTATGAGGAC gaaaGCCATCGTGATAGCGGCGATAGCGGAACTGAGAAATCCCGGCTAGCTAAGTTATGGGGTGCGCTGGACTCTCGTTTGCTGAAGCCCCTGCTTACGCACGCAAGACCACCACTTACGGAGACATTGCCCGCGTTCTTTAGACCTCTAGCGCGGCTTTTGACTACCACACGCCAGTACACACAAGGA gacAATAATGGACTTCGAAGGACCGATTCAGATTCGGATCTGTGTATTGACGAACCTCAACCAGTTCCTACAAGTATAGACCCACAG CAACTTTGGCCCGGACTTGTGGATACAAGGATTTCTGTTGAAGGTATCACTGGTAGTAATATATAA